One genomic segment of Gemmatimonadota bacterium includes these proteins:
- a CDS encoding DUF305 domain-containing protein: MPRPHLALSVAAGLLLAACGGARAPRATPDNYVMGLDAARQRAQQDSLRYPYTQADIDFMSGMIHHHAQAIVMSKWAPSRGASDELLRLTARIINAQTDEIALMQAWLEERNIAPPRLDSLGNVIMDHAMHGMHSAMMPGMLSPEQMDSLSAARGETFDVLFLQFMIQHHRGAVSMVKELFASHGAGQNEAIFKFAADVEVDQTTEIRRMMQMMIQRGVMPASP; encoded by the coding sequence ATGCCCCGCCCCCACCTCGCCCTCTCCGTCGCCGCCGGGCTCCTCTTGGCCGCCTGCGGCGGCGCCCGTGCCCCTCGTGCCACCCCCGACAACTATGTGATGGGGCTCGACGCGGCCCGGCAGCGCGCGCAGCAGGACTCGCTGCGCTACCCGTACACGCAGGCCGACATCGACTTCATGTCGGGCATGATCCATCACCATGCCCAGGCGATCGTGATGTCGAAGTGGGCCCCGAGCCGCGGCGCGAGTGACGAACTGCTGCGCCTCACCGCGCGGATCATCAACGCCCAGACCGACGAGATCGCGCTCATGCAGGCCTGGCTCGAGGAGCGCAACATCGCCCCACCCCGCCTCGACTCGCTCGGCAACGTCATCATGGACCACGCGATGCACGGCATGCACTCGGCGATGATGCCGGGGATGCTGAGCCCGGAGCAGATGGACTCCCTCTCGGCCGCACGCGGTGAGACGTTCGACGTCCTCTTCCTCCAGTTCATGATCCAGCACCACCGCGGCGCCGTCTCGATGGTCAAGGAGCTCTTCGCGAGCCATGGCGCCGGCCAGAACGAGGCGATCTTCAAGTTCGCGGCGGACGTCGAGGTCGACCAGACCACCGAGATCCGCCGGATGATGCAGATGATGATCCAGCGCGGCGTGATGCCGGCTTCGCCCTGA
- a CDS encoding winged helix-turn-helix transcriptional regulator, translating to MVQYSSTLDRAFTALADPTRRGILERLGQQDASISDLADAFGMSLTGVRKHVALLETAGLVRSEKVGRTRTCRLGARSLDDELAWITRHRRQVAARLDSLGAFREATAGDA from the coding sequence ATGGTTCAGTATAGTAGCACCCTCGATCGCGCCTTCACCGCGCTCGCCGATCCGACGCGTCGGGGGATCCTCGAGCGGCTCGGTCAGCAGGATGCGAGCATCTCCGATCTCGCGGACGCGTTCGGGATGTCGCTCACCGGGGTCCGGAAGCACGTTGCGCTGCTGGAGACCGCCGGCCTGGTACGCTCGGAGAAGGTCGGCCGCACGCGGACCTGCCGGCTCGGTGCGCGTTCGCTCGACGACGAACTCGCCTGGATCACCCGCCACCGCCGGCAGGTCGCCGCGCGGCTCGATTCCCTCGGGGCATTCCGCGAGGCCACCGCTGGAGACGCCTGA
- a CDS encoding SRPBCC domain-containing protein has protein sequence MTETAAVRATITPLSDRSARIERIFNAPPARLWRAMTEPALIAQWWGRGNPLVVEKLDLRAGGHWRYVEHSDHGTHGFEGRFAEVDPPHRIVQTFEWDGMPGHVMLDASTLEDLGDGRTRLVTISTAMAVEDLAGMLANGMEEGMNASYAALDRVLASLAADRPFPTREAPATVRPAVTVPTIEVKAGTGTAMHVLVGPQQGDTNFALRRFVMQPGGGMPLHTNLVEHQQYVLRGKARITIGTQVHEVAADHTLFIPAGVPHSYDVVEGPFEFICVVPDRPDEVTLVGAC, from the coding sequence ATGACCGAGACCGCCGCTGTCCGCGCGACCATCACCCCGCTCTCCGACCGCAGTGCCCGCATCGAGCGGATCTTCAACGCCCCGCCCGCGCGCCTCTGGCGCGCCATGACGGAGCCGGCGCTCATCGCGCAGTGGTGGGGCCGCGGGAATCCGCTGGTGGTCGAGAAGCTCGACCTGCGGGCCGGCGGGCACTGGCGGTACGTCGAGCACTCGGACCATGGAACGCATGGCTTCGAGGGGCGCTTCGCCGAGGTCGATCCGCCGCACCGGATCGTGCAGACATTCGAGTGGGACGGGATGCCCGGGCACGTCATGCTCGACGCCTCCACGCTCGAGGACCTCGGCGACGGGCGCACGCGGCTGGTGACCATCTCCACCGCCATGGCCGTGGAGGACCTCGCGGGGATGCTCGCGAACGGCATGGAGGAGGGCATGAACGCGAGCTACGCCGCCCTCGACCGCGTGCTCGCGTCGCTTGCCGCGGATCGGCCGTTCCCCACGCGCGAGGCGCCGGCGACCGTCAGGCCCGCCGTCACGGTCCCGACGATCGAGGTGAAGGCGGGCACCGGGACGGCGATGCACGTCCTCGTGGGGCCGCAGCAGGGCGACACGAACTTCGCGTTGCGTCGCTTCGTGATGCAGCCCGGCGGCGGGATGCCCCTGCACACCAACCTCGTCGAGCACCAGCAGTACGTCCTGCGCGGCAAGGCGCGGATCACCATCGGCACGCAGGTGCATGAGGTGGCGGCCGATCATACGCTGTTCATCCCCGCCGGCGTCCCGCACTCGTATGACGTGGTCGAGGGGCCGTTCGAGTTCATCTGTGTCGTGCCCGACCGGCCGGACGAGGTGACGCTCGTGGGCGCCTGCTGA